A genomic segment from Osmerus mordax isolate fOsmMor3 chromosome 5, fOsmMor3.pri, whole genome shotgun sequence encodes:
- the LOC136942966 gene encoding LOW QUALITY PROTEIN: sodium/calcium exchanger 1-like (The sequence of the model RefSeq protein was modified relative to this genomic sequence to represent the inferred CDS: inserted 1 base in 1 codon) — translation MMRSVRIADMGRPMLGDHVKLEVIIEESYEFKNTVDKLIKKTXLALLVGTNSWRDQFIEAITVSAGEDDDDDECGEEKLPSCFDYVMHFLTVFWKVLFAFVPPTDYWNGWACFVVSICMIGLLTAFIGDLASHFGCTVGLKDSVTAVVFVALGTSVPDTFASKVAAIQDQYADASIGNVTGSNAVNVFLGIGVAWSIAAIYHQSQGREFKVDPGSLAFSVTLFTIFAFICVGTLMYRRRPEIGGELGGPRTAKVLTTMLFFSLWLLYILFSSLEAYCHVQGF, via the exons ATGATGAGGAGCGTTCGCATCGCTGACATGGGCCGTCCCATGCTGGGCGACCACGTCAAACTAGAAGTCATCATCGAGGAGTCCTACGAGTTTAAG AACACTGTGGACAAACTGATCAAGAAGA ACCTGGCATTGCTGGTGGGAACTAACAGCTGGAGGGACCAGTTCATCGAGGCCATCACTGTCAGCGCTG gtgaggatgacgacgacgacgagTGTGGCGAGGAGAAGCTGCCGTCCTGCTTCGACTACGTCATGCACTTCCTCACCgtcttctggaaggttctgttCGCCTTCGTGCCCCCCACCGACTACTGGAACGGCTGGGCGTGCTTCGTGGTGTCCATCTGCATGATCGGCCTGCTCACCGCCTTCATAGGGGACCTGGCGTCTCACTTCGGCTGCACCGTGGGGCTCAAGGACTCGGTCACCGCCGTGGTGTTTGTGGCCCTGGGGACCTCCGTTCCCG ACACCTTTGCCAGCAAGGTGGCAGCCATCCAGGACCAGTATGCAGACGCCTCCATTGGCAATGTGACGGGCAGCAATGCGGTCAACGTGTTCCTGGGCATCGGCGTGGCCTGGTCCATCGCTGCCATCTACCACCAGAGCCAGGGGAGGGAGTTCAAGGTGGACCCCGGCAGCCTGGCCTTCTCCGTCACCCTCTTCACCATCTTCGCCTTCATCTGCGTGGGCACGCTCATGTACCGGCGCCGGCCGGAGATCGGGGGCGAGCTAGGGGGGCCGCGAACTGCCAAGGTCCTGACCACGATGCTGTTCTTCAGCCTGTGGCTCTTGTacattctcttctcctccctggagGCCTACTGCCACGTCCAGGGGTTCTAA
- the LOC136943226 gene encoding uncharacterized protein, with protein MGQLVSSAGERSEAQSALGSLLYNAMLEQGALPDLGVDHSFLGNPESKESQAHLQAHLQELQGHMGNRAPAYLKELISRLVAFSEEPRVAALVGLVVSMVLETAYVSSCRGSSRGSTSKAKSQVEERRAELCDMMEEYLKRCRMHLSEREKLHQDTLRLEGQLSLLLTQLKSSLLREGCSSRGLKHWASGAALHTHMLVHLAGLEQKGEPLAALAALEQYHEDMEDLIPAYRRYKAGTVSVVKSHGGLCVGGDPQSEGCVTGLTLVDRETGRSVSVTVPEDVPYSPDLVTSDQLTQAYLDLLLSPQGPLVDLHRYFTSARDRLGTLGAGRAGLEEQLSIVETEPLARGELNTHL; from the exons ATGGGGCAGCTGGTCTCGTCTGCAGGCGAGCGGTCTGAAGCTCAGTCTGCTCTGGGCTCTCTCCTCTACAACGCCATGCTAGAGCAAGGAGCCCTGCCAGACCTGGGTGTAGACCACTCCTTTCTTGGAAATCCTGAGAGCAAGGAGTCCCAGGCCCACCTCCAGGCCCACCTCCAGGAGCTGCAGGGGCACATGGGTAACCGGGCCCCGGCCTACCTGAAGGAGCTGATAAGTCGACTGGTGGCATTCTCAGAGGAGCCCCGGGTTGCCGCGCTGGTGGGCCTGGTGGTTTCCATGGTGTTGGAGACGGCGTACGTGTCGTCGTGTCGGGGGTCGTCCCGGGGGTCGACCTCGAAGGCGAAGagccaggtggaggagaggagggcggagcTGTGTGACATGATGGAGGAGTATCTGAAGCGCTGCAGGATGCacctgagcgagagagagaagctccACCAGGACACCCTCCGTCTGGAGGGGCAGCTCAGCCTCCTGCTCACCCAGCTCAAGAGCTCCCTGCTCAGGGAGGGCTGCTCCTCCAGAGGCCTAAAGCACTGGGCCAGCGGGGcagccctccacacccacatGTTGGTGCACCTGGCTGGGCTGGAGCAGAAAGGAGAGCCCCTGGCTGCCCTGGCGGCCCTGGAGCAATACCACGAGGACATGGAGGATCTGATCCCTGCTTACAG GCGCTACAAGGCCGGCACAGTGTCCGTGGTGAAGTCTCACGGGGGGCTGTGCGTGGGAGGAGATCCCCAGAGTGAGGGCTGTGTGACAGGTCTCACCCTGGTGGACAGAGAGACCGGCCGAAGTGTTTCTGTGACAGTCCCAGAGGACGTCCCGTACAGTCCGGACCTGGTCACTTCAGACCAGCTCACTCAGGCCTACCTGGACCTGCTGCTGTCCCCACAAGGCCCCCTGGTGGACCTGCACCGGTACTTCACCTCTGCCCGAGACCGACTGGGAACACTGGGAGCGGGGAGGGCAGGCTTGGAGGAGCAGCTGAGCATCGTGGAAACAGAGCCGCTGGCGAGAGGggagctgaacacacacctgtga